Part of the Notamacropus eugenii isolate mMacEug1 chromosome 5, mMacEug1.pri_v2, whole genome shotgun sequence genome is shown below.
TAATATCACTCAGCATGAGTAGTGTGGATTAACTTCATTCTAGGGACCATTTAAGTTCTGTgtttgttttgatgattgtttcAAAATCTATTGTCCTTGCAATTATCAAATCAGTCTTCCTAAAATATGTCTGACCAAATCACCCCTTCCCCAATTCAGTGGACTCTAGAATATCTCTATCACCTCAATtatcaaatacaaacttctgtCTTTGGTTTTAAAGCTATTTATAACTTTGCTCCTTATTtcctctacattttaaaaaatcttactcCTCTCTATGCCTTCTCTGTATCACTGGCTAGCTTACTGTACTTCACATAGGGACAATTCGTCTCCCATTTTGAGTATTTTCAATGGGCATCCCCCATGATTAGAATGTTTTATCTGTCCCCTAAatttttggcttcctttaaggcaTAGCAAAGTTTAATCTGCCAATGGTCTTTTCCTAATCCTCCttaattcttttgttgttgttgggaaaagaaatgacaaaccactccaagtatcttggccaaggaaaaaaacaaaaatggtaccacagagagtcagacatgactgaaaagactgaacagcagcaaaagTCCTCCTTAATTTTACTGCACTAGATCTGAGACTGCTTGCAATTTATTCTGGATATATCATGTTTCCCCAATTAAACTATGAActtcttgaaggtagagactgtcttttgcctttcttgtatttCTACTGActgcacaatacctggcatataatatgtatgtaataaATGCTACTTGACTTACTGACTATTCTAGCACTAGAACTCTATCTCCTCACTCAACGGATTTTCATTGCCTGTCCCCCACACCTAGAGTTCTCTCCCTTATGGCTTCCATCATGTTACagcaaaaattcttctcttttagGAGAAGCCTTtccttaccccccccccccaccctttaATGATAGACCCTTCTCTCAgttgattttctccaatttctcctatttatatcttgtttgcataTAATCGTTTTCATGTTGTCTGTGctgttagattgtgaactccttaagagaAGGGACACtttttttgattttcttcatatattcatgtgcttagcacagttcttagcACATTGCAGAgacttaaaaatattcatttactgATTGTTGCATACAATGTTTCAATCAGTTCCAAGGGTTTATAGTACCTTTAGATCTACATCAGAAAATTCTAGTTCTTCAAGGTTAAATTACATCTTTATGTCAAGCCTTGTGCTCTCATATCCATCTATTCTATTTGGAGAAATTATGGTTTCCAGAATTACTACAAATTCTTAAAGGACTTGATCTAGAGTATATTGTTACAGTATCAGAAGCTCTTATTgactgtttatctttttttccattgtagCCTCAAGGTCTCTGAAGACAACCTTAGATCTATAGGTGTGGGCAAGAGAAGATGCTTAATGATTTAGTATGACTTAACTATGACTCAGCCCCAATAATAAAGTATTTTGTGGTCATCTAGCTTTTGGGATAGGAGTTAGGGGTGGTGTATAATGTGGGAAGTGAGAAAGGAAcactttctttgcattttcccaAATTTTGCATATTTTTCGTGTTTATGGATTCCCTTTATGAGTTAGATACCATTCATGCTGTGAACAAGGCCCTTTGTTATTCAGTATGGGATATATTCTTCCACTTGGGTTCCCAATAATTTCCTCAATCTTATCCTGTTGATACTAGAGAAATAGAGTCATTTTTGTCAACTTTTATGTTTCATGTCAGTCATTAAGAATTTTCCCTGTTATTCACTGACATCAGATATAAGCTTGGATTTTGAGAATTCTTATGCCTTCCAAGTCAGTCACAAATTCAAGTATTtactataaatattaatttatagtACTGTTTAAGGGGGTTTTAGTACAAAGGGAAGTGCATTATTCAAAAGAACGTGAGACACTCACACCCTTCTCATTCATTTCCCTTTAGGAAATCAAAGAGAAGATAAAGCTTTGGCTCTTTTCCAGAAGTCAGAAGCAATGGACCAAATTTTGTCAGGTAACAATATCTTCAAATAAAGAAGAATTGTCACACAGTCTCTCTACCATGTTTCTTGAAGAATTGTGAAATGAATCGAAGGGTGCTAAGCAAAACTATCCTCAAATCAGTGGCATGATatgatgaaaagtgttttgtatagataagaagatctgagtttgaatcatcTCTTCCACTTCTTACTGTATGTGGTCATGtaaataatttatatcaaatgAGCCTCAGATATTTCACATGTAAAAGAGAGCTAATATTTCTGACCCTGCTGTCTCCCAAAGTCAttgagaagatcaaataagataatggaaAAGACATTACTTTGGAAACTGCAAAAGATTGCATAACTATATGGTTTTGCTATTATTCTAGGTGACTCagttcagacatttactagctgtgtaatgatgggcaagtcacttaactatatttgcctcaattcctcgtTTATAAAATGACAAATTGGACAAAACTGAGACAACTAAATAGTAGTTCAAAAGCACAGAGTTCTTTTTCTACAAATACAGGAAAGAGTTTTTGGAAGGATGGTAGAAATATCTCCCAGATATCACTTAAAGAAAAGTTTTACTACATCCATTTTGAATATGGCTCACAGTGAGCTTAAATGACATAGAGGCTAGGTGAGGTATTATTTCCTGTATGTCTATTTATAGCTCTATAAGCATTCTTTTTGGCCAATTTCTTCAAGTATGAGTTACAGGAACTTAAAACCCTGTTCTACTGAAATCTCAAGATTAAGCCTTTGTAAGGTACCTGAGAGGTCACTTTAATCCAATCCCTTTTATGTGAATAAAGATACTGAAACTCAGAATAGGAATAGGATGTACAAGAAAACATATACCATCAGAAGTAAAACAGGAATCCCAACCCATAAAGTATACTTAATTCTTCTAAAAATCATTTTCCCATTACCctggaataattttatttttatctagaaAGAATCTAGACTGAATAGTTCTTGtttagaaaatcaaatcaaattaatgttttttcttttccagttcttcagATCATATGTAATTCTCCTGGATCCTTCCAAAGTTACCGAAAAAGACTCAGCAGCACGATCCTTCAGTTCTTTAAGAAGCTTGGTATGTCATTTGTCTGACTTTAATAACTCAAATCATTGACAGCATGGAATTTCTGTTACAATTTGTCCTTGATTTTTTTGGAAAGACTCTCCTTGTATATTCCCACTTTTTTTGTAGTCTGAAAATCATTCTTCtttggaaagaaagcaaaaaacaaaataaccttTTGTCAGAATTTTTTCTACTGTTATCTGTTTTCATGATCCTGTCTTCCTTCAGCAATCCTAGTCTTCTTTTTTATCCTTaacttaaaaacaaatgaaaagaaagcaaaaaaatcctctcatttgatcctatatTGTTCCAGTCTCTATTAATTTTGAGTCAACAttcttaacattatttttttgaCAGAGTGACTAAAGTTTAAATTCTGCTAGAGAGATGACAAGTAGATGAGTCTGGTGGGGCAGAATTATTCTGCTAAAGAATCATTTGAAAAGGAAGGCTAGAATGTTTCACAGAGATCAAATTTTGGATAGCCTTGAACATGAAGATAaggagttttgactttttttgtaaGCAATAAAGAACAACTAAACAAGAGAGAGCAATGATCAAAGTCTATCTTTATAAGACTAAGCTGGCAGTAAGGTTCAGCATAGGTAAGAGTCAGAAAGTGTCAGAATCATAGGTGCCAGCTAAGATGTTATTGAAGTAATGAAAGTTTCAAACGGCAAGAGCATAGACAAAAATAACAAcagtgggaatggaaaggaagagatgaattTAAAGGATATTGCTTAGGATGCATCAAAAGAAATTTATAACTGACATAGGATAAAGAGGGAAACATTCTGTCAGAATCAAAAGTCCAATGAGGTTTGGGGTCCAGGGGACTTAGAGAATGGTTATATCATCATCAGAAATTGGGAAATCAGGAGGACAAGGAGATTAAGAAAGAGAGATGATGATTTGAAACTCAGAGTTTGAAATATTCTTTGTACTAAAGcaatttatattcattttctcagCTGTCCTTTTAAATACTATTTTCCCAGGATAACAACAGATCGGtctatagagtcaggaagaagctcaaattgaaaaaataatcttcattagtttttttttccttttccttctagaTTCTAATGCAGTAAAGGCGACTGGACCCCCAAACCAGGTCAAGCTTTGCAAACCAGATTTCTACCTTGCTctgaaggaagcaaaggagggagaggtaaaatgttgAGTGCATCGTTGTTTTCAAAAATGGCATTTTTCTTGCTCAAATATGGAAGACAGGGAAATATTACAAGTTTTTTTGTAAAATCTAGATATGCCTTCAGATCACCCAGAGGATATGCAGAATTCCTTGATCTCCTCATATGGCTGCCTTAGGTTTCCTGTTCCTTTAAATCTGAGTCTAAAATacattttcttgattctttccTCAAACCCCTAAAATATGTGTCTAATTACTCTCACTATAGGTCCTAGTGACTCCTAATTCAATTAACAAATTATCCAATTAAAAAAACAGCAGGTGTTTACTTTGTCCCTAATAGGCTGCTCAATTCTTAATGGGATGCTGAGATTACTGAATCAGAGACCTTTTCATTAAAAAGCTTATTCAAGCTGAGTGAGGGGGTGACACGAGGACATAAGGAGCTATATATTTTATGGGAGGCTATGATCATTGTCATAAGGGACATAGAATAATGATGCTGTATTTTGAGGGGgacaaaaataattcaatttattctcaattgataaatatttatttattgaccaCCTATAGCATGTGAGACACTTTCCTGGGGATtgggaatacaaaataaaaaatgaaaccacATCTACCCTAGAACAATTTAGAGCATActagtacatatacatatatatgcatatatgcacatatatttttatatatatatatgtatatatatgaaaataaaaggtaatctgtggaggggaggggaggggaaaagcaaatttattaagcacttatttccCAGGTATTAAactaagtactttacacatgtcatttgatcctcagttgaaggaaatgaggcagatagaaattaaggaacttgctcaggatcatgtAGCTGGTACATGTGTGAGACTgcatttgacctcagatctttctgaccctaggtccagagctctatctactgtgctacctagctagaATGATTCATCACTAACACCTAGGTGATATGGAAAAGTTTAATGTAAAAGGAAGAATCTGAATTACCATTGAAAGAATATGGTGATTCTGAGTGGTCATGGTGAgagagaggtaaagagggagTATTTTCAAGTATGGGAAATAGCTGTGAAAAACTATTTAGATATAGGAggtgttttttgagtgagggagatcaccagcctcacttctcctccagagacatctgaatccagtgaccagatattcatcaggatgactcgagatgacccaggatgaggcaattggggttaagtgacttgcccaaggtcacacaactaatgagtgtcaagtgtctgaggtgagatttgaactcaggtcctcctgacttctgcactggtgctctatccacggcaccacctagctgccccgaatATTCAAAGGTAGAAAACAGCTCAAAGGACAGGAAATATTTCAACAACCTGAGTAAAGACATGAAAGTTATAAAACAAAGGATGTGGTAGAGGAACAACTAATAATCCAAGATAGTTTTATCATTTGGCTCATTTAATAATAGGCTAATAAGAACAAGAAATAACATTGCTCTTTCAAAATTTACTTAAAGACAATTCCTAACAAAAAGTTAGCCAAAGATAGTTTCAGTTCTTATGAGCATTAAGTTGAAAACTCTTTCTAGGCTATAGAACTGAATATAGGGAAGCATGTGATCAGTTCATTCTATATCTGTTCCTTGCAGATCTATCCAATCATGAAGAAGGGGAACCGTTCACGTCTAGCCCTCATCATCTGTAATATTATGTTTGACTATCTTGATGAACGACTTGGGGCTCACCTTGACATTTGGGGAATGTGGAAACTACTAGAAAACCTTGGATATAGTGTGGTTATCAAAACAAACCTTACAGCTCAGGTATAGGCCACATTCTTCACTATAAAACCCAGACCTACCACCTGCCCCAGCAAGGCAGAATCTTATGGGCCAGAGATTTTATTTGTCAGATTACCAATGTTTAAGACCCATTGAAGCAGTCTAACAGCATGACTTAGGCAAGCTCTGAAACAGTAATTTGGTGGGCCTCCTATTTATAGGATGGTCTTACTAAGATGCTATTGCCTCTATAGTACTGCCACTAACTGCTTCCAAAAATTGCCATCTTCAATTTGCTCCCTAAATACTTATTTACCTCTCCGATAAGCCTTCCTATTTCATTGTAGCAATGCAAAATTTCCTGTCCACTCTCTCCATCCATCTTGTCAGATTTTTCAAGATTTATAGTAATCTAAAGGCCCAATTTGTGCCTTGTGAGGGTTTCTAATCATCAACTATTGTGTCTTTCAGGAAATGGAGTCAGTGTTGAAGGAGTTTGCTGATCGCCCAGAACATTGGTGCTCTGACAGTGCCTTCCTGGTGTTTATGTCTCATGGCCTCTTGAATGGTATCTGTGGGAAAGCACATTCAAAGCAAGAACCAGACCTGTTGGCTACTGATACTATCTTCCAAATTTTCAATGATGGCAGCTGCCCTAGTCTAAAAGGCAAACCCAAGATCATCATCATCCAAGCATGCCGAGGGGGTGagtttttgcttatattttgtcCTAAGTATATTCAGACACTTAACTGGAAATCTGATGTTATAGTCCATATTTTCCCAGAGGAAACGTATCAGCTACCTTGCTTCATTCCTCCTTTCTCCAGAGAAATTATAACAAACCTTAAATCTATATACCATCC
Proteins encoded:
- the LOC140505344 gene encoding caspase-12-like isoform X1; the protein is MDAKNQTYYVVKTVKCLVSTFVDGVIDDLIEKDVLSPNEMKNLGKEFTTIVHQSDCLVNTLDQIIQGSKIIMKKLLLPSLQGNSGNQREDKALALFQKSEAMDQILSVLQIICNSPGSFQSYRKRLSSTILQFFKKLDSNAVKATGPPNQVKLCKPDFYLALKEAKEGEIYPIMKKGNRSRLALIICNIMFDYLDERLGAHLDIWGMWKLLENLGYSVVIKTNLTAQEMESVLKEFADRPEHWCSDSAFLVFMSHGLLNGICGKAHSKQEPDLLATDTIFQIFNDGSCPSLKGKPKIIIIQACRGEKLGMTYVMDASEALADVPKQPLQNFSSSNSPEQELMEKDFISFCSTTPHNVSWRYDALGSVFINELIYCFQLYAWCCHLEEVFRKVQKSFEIPKTLPQMPTIERVSMSRYFYLFPGI